From a region of the Salarias fasciatus chromosome 6, fSalaFa1.1, whole genome shotgun sequence genome:
- the LOC115389946 gene encoding histone H4, with protein sequence MSGRGKGGKGLGKGGAKRHRKVLRDNIQGITKPAIRRLARRGGVKRISGLIYEETRGVLKVFLENVIRDAVTYTEHAKRKTVTAMDVVYALKRQGRTLYGFGG encoded by the coding sequence ATGAGCGGCAGAGGAAAGGGAGGGAAAGGTCTGGGCAAAGGAGGCGCCAAGCGCCACCGCAAAGTCCTCCGGGACAACATCCAGGGCATCACCAAGCCCGCCATCCGCCGCCTGGCCCGCCGCGGCGGAGTCAAGCGCATCTCCGGCCTCATCTACGAGGAGACCCGCGGCGTGCTCAAGGTCTTCCTGGAGAACGTCATCCGGGACGCCGTCACCTACACCGAGCACGCCAAGAGGAAGACCGTCACCGCCATGGACGTGGTCTACGCTCTCAAGAGGCAGGGACGCACTCTGTACGGCTTCGGAGGCTGA